The following coding sequences lie in one Synechococcus sp. PCC 7336 genomic window:
- a CDS encoding sugar phosphate isomerase/epimerase has translation MKVAISNIAWQVEEEEAIAIIMQELDIKGVEIAPTKIWESPLTIADGEIELYRNFWQSRGIQIVAMQALLFGRPDLTIFQDAQKRKETFEYLSGMIQLGSKLGARTLVFGSPKNRKISNIELQEAEEIALSFFYELGEVAKKNGIIFCIEPNPKAYSCDFVINSSQGLELVNKTNNEGFGLHLDAAGMTLSEEVIELALKRCFSRLCHFHISEPYLVPVGEGGVDHQTFANTLANLNYDGWTSIEMRAQSPNLNSFNIAKMLRLAIKYYG, from the coding sequence ATGAAAGTTGCTATTTCCAACATTGCTTGGCAAGTAGAAGAAGAAGAGGCAATCGCCATAATTATGCAGGAACTCGATATCAAAGGAGTCGAGATTGCACCCACTAAGATTTGGGAGTCTCCCCTTACGATAGCAGATGGTGAAATTGAGCTCTACAGGAACTTTTGGCAGAGTCGAGGGATTCAGATTGTAGCGATGCAGGCACTTCTATTCGGCAGACCTGATTTGACAATTTTTCAGGATGCCCAGAAGCGAAAGGAAACATTTGAGTATCTCTCAGGTATGATTCAACTGGGAAGTAAATTGGGAGCCCGTACCCTCGTATTCGGCTCACCTAAAAACAGAAAAATTAGCAACATAGAGTTACAAGAAGCTGAGGAAATTGCCCTTTCGTTCTTTTATGAATTAGGAGAGGTAGCCAAAAAGAATGGCATTATATTTTGTATTGAACCGAACCCTAAAGCCTATAGCTGTGACTTTGTTATCAATTCAAGCCAAGGCTTAGAACTAGTTAATAAGACTAATAACGAGGGTTTTGGGCTTCATTTAGATGCCGCTGGAATGACTTTGAGTGAAGAAGTGATCGAACTAGCACTGAAGCGATGTTTCAGTCGATTATGCCACTTTCACATTAGTGAGCCCTATCTGGTGCCAGTAGGTGAAGGTGGTGTTGATCATCAGACTTTTGCTAATACTCTAGCCAATCTTAACTATGATGGCTGGACATCGATTGAAATGAGGGCACAAAGTCCAAATTTAAATAGTTTTAACATTGCTAAGATGCTGAGGTTGGCGATTAAGTATTATGGCTGA
- a CDS encoding glycosyltransferase family 2 protein — MTLDENSLIYKSWELPHYVTSELALKRSKYCICIFVINEGEKIRMQLESMWKISQTIDVIIADGGSTDGSLELDFLKSVSVRTLLTKQDRGKLSTQMRMAFAYALLEGYEGIITIDGNNKDEPSAIPSFVQALDGGFDHLQGSRFIRGGKAINTPWERYWAVRLVHAPLISLAAGFRYTDTTNGFRAYSRRLLLDPRVAPFRHVFSGYELHYYLAIRSVRLGYKTKELPVTRRYPAKGPTPTKISPLKGNFLVLQTLFKACLHQFNPPQRLG; from the coding sequence ATGACTCTAGATGAGAATTCCCTGATATATAAGAGCTGGGAACTGCCCCACTATGTCACTTCTGAACTGGCCCTAAAGCGGAGCAAGTACTGTATTTGCATCTTTGTCATTAATGAAGGGGAAAAAATCAGGATGCAGTTAGAAAGCATGTGGAAAATTTCTCAAACTATTGATGTGATTATTGCCGATGGCGGCAGTACAGATGGCTCTCTGGAACTGGACTTTCTCAAGAGCGTTTCTGTCCGAACTTTGTTGACTAAGCAGGATAGGGGGAAGTTGAGCACTCAAATGCGCATGGCTTTTGCCTATGCCCTGCTAGAGGGTTATGAGGGAATCATCACCATTGATGGTAATAATAAGGACGAACCCTCTGCGATTCCCTCTTTTGTCCAGGCACTAGATGGGGGATTCGATCACCTCCAAGGTTCTCGCTTCATCCGAGGTGGGAAGGCAATCAACACTCCCTGGGAGCGATATTGGGCTGTCCGACTGGTTCATGCCCCTTTAATTAGTCTGGCGGCAGGTTTCCGCTACACTGATACTACCAATGGATTTCGTGCCTACAGTCGGAGATTGTTGCTCGACCCCCGAGTTGCTCCCTTTCGCCATGTTTTCTCAGGTTATGAACTTCACTACTACCTTGCCATTAGGTCGGTTCGCTTGGGCTACAAGACTAAGGAGTTACCTGTTACTCGGCGCTATCCGGCCAAGGGACCGACACCGACGAAAATTAGCCCGCTCAAAGGCAATTTCCTGGTGCTGCAAACCCTATTCAAAGCCTGCCTACATCAATTTAATCCGCCTCAGCGGTTAGGTTAA